The stretch of DNA AATTCATAAATATTCACCATTGACACAATGTTAGGACTATCAAAAGCATTACTGAGATTTTTTTCTGAATAAACTACTGAAATTGGAGCAGTATAAATAATTGTGCAGTTTAATTCTTGAAGTTGAGCTGCATAGTCAAAAAATAAATGATTACCAACATGGGGCGGAACTCGATCCAGATTATCAAAAACCATTAATAATCCCTTACTATATTGGGAATACTTCTTGCTAATTTTATGAAAAGCATCACTCAATAACAGATTAATATCTGTCTTCAAACGGGCAATGTCGCGCTGAAGGGTTTGTCTAATAGTTGTTTTTTGCTTGTCTGAACCTTTAATTTGAGCTAAAAGTTTTGCTAGTAGTTTAGAAATAAATGGTATTTCAAACCCACCTTCAATACTGGCATCTAAACTAACAGACTTTTCAACGGTTTCTTCTGTTTCTTGAGTAACTTCTTTAAACCAAGATTCAAAATTTCTGAGCAGCTTACGATCAAATTTCAACTCTAGTTTGCTAAGTTCGTCAGCAACTTTTTTGATAATTACTAAATATAGATCAGTATATTCAGCATCAAGAATATCTAGTTCAGCATCCGCTTCTAAATAAATGACACGATATTGAGATTCCCATTCATGCTGAATTCGACGCAGTTCGGTACTTTTACCACAACCGCGATGTCCTGTAAACAATATAGTGCTAAATTCTCCTGGTTCCAAAAAATCTAATTTCGTGCTAACACTTTTGATTGATTTTGAGTTACGGACTTTTGACAAATCAACATAATATCGTTGAATATCTTTACCAACGAGTTGCCCTACATCACAAGCACGAAAGGCAGCTTTAAGAGTCGTAGCACGGTCAACAGGAATTGACATGATGTTAGTTTAACTGCTGCACCTGATCGGGATATCACCGTAATACAACTAAATTTTAAGTTAGATTTTGCACTCTCGCGCGATCGCAAGCTCCTGTTGATACTGTAAGCAATTAAAAGCCTAACCTCCCAACCCCCTTCCCGCACTTCGTGCCGCTACGCTAATGCCGGGAAGGGGGAGTTAAAATGCCCCTTTCCTATAAGGAGAGGGGTTGGAAAGAGGTCAAATTAGTAAATATTCTTTACAAAGTGTTAAGCTAAAGGTTTGTTCCAACTCAGCGTGCAGGTGCTGGACATTAAAACGATGTAAATTATTAATAAATAATGTAAATTTACTTAAGTTGATTGAACAGCCTATGAATACATTAATTTCATTAACTACTGCTATGGCTACTGCACCAACTGTAACCCCTGACAAGGTTAGCGAAGTTGTTCGCAAAACTTATCCTAACTATAAAGTGATTGTGTTGAATGATGACTTCAACACCTTTGAACACGTTATTAAGTGTTTAATGAAGTATATCCCTGGGATAAGTGCTGATCGCGCTTGGGAACTTACTAACCAAATTCATTTTGAAGGTCAAGCTGTTGTTTGGGTTGGCCCTCAAGAACAAGCTGAACTTTACCATCAGCAACTGAGACGCGCAGGTTTGACAATGGCACCCCTAGAGGCAGCTTAATGCCATGAATAAACCTAACAGTGGCAGGTTGGTGTGGAATCATTCTACACATATTCCTGGCTTGATTCCCATCTTAGAGCGGCTCACCAGTTATACGGGCATTCAAACAATTACACCCGCAGTAATTGGACGGGCTAAAGGTCATTGCCCCCGTTTGCAATTAAAAATATCCGTACCCATTCTAGGAGGATTTAAAATTATTGCTAGGGCAGGCAAAACCTTTCAGGAAGTGTTTATCCTCACCAACCTCAGCCAAGGTGAATTAGAGGAAGCGATCGCTTTGGCAATGAAACTGAAGCTAAAATAATCTTGTTTCTGGCGCTTGTTACTTTACCAGCAAGTTATCTTCAGGCAAAAAGAGCGATCGCTTACATCCTATTCCGCATATCTTGATGCTAAACGGCGTAGTGGCAAAATTAATATACAAGAACAAGTTAAACAATAAGAAATTAACGCTGTAAATTTCAAACTTAGTAGTAATATATCCCAGTCAGGTAGTTGCAGTTTTTGAACGACAGTAGCAAGGCAATAAACTGTCCAGTATGAAAAAGTCATCATCAACAGCATTCGTTCATCACTGCTGTTAGTTTCGTCTGTAATTTTATCTGGATAAAATAATAAAATTAGACCAGCAATACAAGCTATCAAGGAAATAAAAACTAGATAATCGTGCCAATTTAAATTTGGCATTCTTAGACTCCTTTTATCCAAAAACTAATAATTGGACATCAGTCTAAAGTAATAAAGTTTATAAATATAGTAATTTTTACAAATTGCAATACTTACACATCTTACCTAGAGATCCCCCTAAATCCCCCTTAAAAAGGGGGACTTTGACTATTCCCCCCTTTTTAAGGGGGCTAGGGGGGATCTATATTTCACGCTTTCGGTGCGTAAGTCGTAGATGATTACTCAACCAAATGCGATCAATATGTCAATCTAATTAAATAGAAAATATGAATTTTTAATACAAAGATATACTTAGCAGCCAGATTCCTGAGTTTCACAAGCAGCAATACTCACCCAACTGCTAGACCCATCACTCCAATGTTCTTTTTTCCAAATGGGAGCATTATGCTTGAGTGTATCAATCGCGTAACGACAAGCTTCAAAAGCTTCTGTGCGGTGAGGACAACCTACAGCTATCAAAACACTGATTTCACCAATTTTTAATTTGCCCGTGCGATGATGAATCACTACCCGATTAACATTTGACCACCGAGAGCGAATTTCAGTAGCTATTTGCTTAAAGACATTGATTGCCATTGGTTCATAAGCTTGATACTCCAAGCAAACCACTGGTCTACCATCGGTTTGATTGCGTACCATCCCACTCATAACTACTACTGCACCATTAGCTTGATTATCAGCTAAAGCATAAACCTCTTCAAGCGATAAGGGAGCAAAAGTAATTACTAGATCTTTCACACTTGAGGTGGGAGTGTCGATAAAATTGGGTACTGTAGTCATCAGACTTTGGGGATGATCGCTTCATTAAGAATAAATATATTGTGATTTATCCAGAAAACTTTCGCCTTTTCTCTACATATAGCGTTTAGTAAGCGAATAATAGCAGTAATTATAGCTCGCTCGCTGTTATTTAGCATCGCTATTAAGCAAGATTATTAACAAAAGATTGAGGATCGCTACTAATAAAAACTTGTCCGGTACTTTTGGGAACAATAAAGATACCTAGCTGAATAAACCCTGATTATTTGTCAAATATTAAAATATTTTTAAATTATGAAAGTTATAGAAGATCAAAACGAAGTAGATAGGCTTGCAGCTTTACGCCAGTATCAGATAGTAGAGACACCTCCCGAAGAATCATTTGATGCGATCGCCCGTTTAGCAGCCCAGATTTGTCAAGCCCCAGTAGCATTAATCAACTTTATTGACGATCGCCTTCAGTGGTTCAAAGCTCATATTGGGATAGAAATCACCCAAATGCCACCTAGAATCGGTTTGTGTAGTCGGTGTATTCAGCAACGTGACGTGCTAGTAATCCCAGATACATTAGCCGATGAACAATCACGATCAAACCCAGTAGTAAATAATTATCCCTACATCCGGTTTTACGCTGGTGTCCCTTTGATTGTACCTGGAGAGTATCCAATTGGTGCTCTTTGTGTGATTGACTATAAACCAAGAGAACTCAAAAGCGAACAAATAGAAGCACTTCGCCTCTTGAGCCATCAAGTGGTTAACCAGCTAGAAATCCGACGTAAAAGTTTAGCGGAAAAAGCCTACTTTCAAACAAATTCACACCTGCAAATCAATACTCATAGTGAGATACTGAGACCTGTTGCTACCCATGTTGAAGAAATAGCAATATCCTCTATGCGAACCAGTCAGCAGATTAAAGCAGAAATAGAGCAGACATTAGGTTTTTTCCCTCCGTTCTTTAGTTCAGCATTAGGGAACCCTCATGTCTTTGAAAATTTATGGCAACAAACACTGAGCGCCTATTTAAATAATCCTCTATCGCCCATATTTAAAGAAAAACTTTCAGCCTACTTGTCACGCTACTGTTCTGTTCCCTACTGCATGATCGTTCATAGTAGCTCGCTACGTCCCTTGGGAGTGGAAGCGCGGGAAGTATTGGCACTGTTGCAAGCATCACCGCCAGAAGAAACAGAAATTAACAAGCATCTGCAAGTATTACAAGCACAGCCAGATTTACAAACCAACTTGCCAGCAGAAAACTCTGCTATTGAGGAAAGTTTACTTTACTGTGCCATCTTTATTGCTGTCGCTAAAGAAGAAGCAGAATTTTATAAATTTGAGTTACGCCGTCTACTGGGAAATATCAACTACCAGCATTTAATTACCTTTATTGCTTATGTGAAAACTTGCCATGAGTGGATGGAAGCTTATCCAGAAGTCATGTATGAAGAGGATCAGCGAGCTATTAACTATCTTGAGCCTTTAATTTCAGAAGAGCCTGGTTTAGCCGATTTTTTCCGTAATTATGTAGAACAAGTAAAGGAAGAACGGCAGACTTGGGCGACACGACTCGCTCAACTTGCAGAACGCAAGCGCAATGAGCAAGCACTACGTGAAAGTGAAGAACGCTACCGCACGTTAGTAGAACAAGCATCTGATGGAATTTTTCTTGCTGATGCAAATGGCAAATATCTAGCGGTGAATTCCAGTGCGTGCCAAATGTTGGGCTATGAACCAGCAGAACTTTTACAAATGTCTGGTAGGGACTTAGTTGCTGACCAATACGTTGCTTTAGTGCCTCAATCACTAGAATCGCTTAAAGCTGGCAATACTCACACTAAAGAATGGCTGCTTAAACGTAAAGATGGCACACTGATTCCTGTAGAGGTAAGCTCTAAAATGCTACCCGATGGACGTTTACAGGGCATTGCGCGAGACATTACGGAACGCAAACGCTCCCAAGCTTTGGTTAATGGGCAAAAACGTATCCTAGAAATGATTGCCACTGGTGCATCTCTGTTTGAGGTCTTAAGTAGTTTGGTTAAGACTATTGAGGAACAGTCAAGTGGCATGATCGCTTCTATCTTGCTCTTAGATGAAAGTGGCACAAAACTGCAATATAGTACCGCTCCTAGCCTTCCTGATAGTTATATTGGGGCAGTTAGTAAGGTCAGCGTTGCCCCCAATCAGAGTTGTTGCGGTAGGGCTGCCTATTTGGGGAAACCTGTGGTTGTAGAGGATATTGCTAACGATCCTTTGTGTGTAGATTTTAAGGATTTAGCACTAAGTAATGGATTAAAAGCTTGTTGTTCTACGCCAATATTTTCTAGCAATGGTAAAGTGTTGGGTACTTTTGCCATATATTATCGCCAGCCTCAAAGCCCAAGTTTATATGAATTACAGCTAATTGAAATAGCAACGCACATCGCCGGAATTGCGATCGAGCGCCAGCAAAATGAACAAGCACTGCGCCTAAATGAGGAAAAGTTTCGCTCTTTAGTTGAACAAACTAACGACTGGATTTGGGAAATTGATGCTAATGCTGCGTTTACATACGTTAGTCCGCAAGTGCAAAAAATTGTGGGCTATGAACCCGCAGAATTGATCGGAAAAACAACTTTCGATTTAATGTCTGTAACTGAAGCACAGCGATTTTTGTTAGTAATTAGTGAGTTTCTATCTTTACAAGCACCATTCGTCAGTCTAGAAAAAACACTGATTCACAAAAATGGCAATTTAGTTGTGCTGGAAACTAGCGGTTCTCCGGTGTTTGACGCTCAAGGCGTACTGACCGGATATCGGGGTATTGCCCGTGACGTTACTGAGCGTAAACACTCAGAGCAAGCACTACGCCGAAGTGAGCATCGTATTCGGATTATAAATGAAGCAATACCGCAACAGGTGTGGACAGCGCGACCAAATGGTTCGCTCGACTATGTAAATAAGCGTGTTTTGGATTACTTTGAGCGCACGTTTGACGAAATGATTGATGCTGGATGGCAATCGGTGATTCATCCAGAGGATTTACCAGGGTGTCTGGAAGTATGGGGCAAGTCTCTGACGACAGGTGAGCCTTACGAAATAGAATTTCGACTATTTAAAGCATCCGAAGCTACTTATCGTTGGTACTTGGGGCGTGCAGTACCTATATATGATGAGGATGGTCGGATTGTTAGTTGGTTTGGAACTAACACAGATATTCACGATCGCAAACTTGCAGAAGAAGAGCGCGATCGCTTCTTTAGCTTATCACTAGATAATTTAGCTATTGCTAATTTCGATGGCTATTTCACTCGCTTAAACCCAGCCTGGGAAGAAACTACTGGCTACACTACAGAGGAATTGTTAGCGCAACCGTATTTAAATTTTGTTCATCCTGATGATATAAACGTTACGAATGCTGAATCAGAAAAGTTGGCTAATGGGAACCTGACTCAATACTTTGAAAATCGCTATCGTTGTAAAGATGGCTCGTTGAAGTGGTTAGCCTGGAAATCAGTGTCAGTGGTTGATGTAGGCTTAATATATGCGATCGCTCGTGATATCACTCCTAAAAAATTAGCTGAACAAGAGCGTCAGCAATTATTACAGCGAGAACAAGCTGCCCGTGCAGAAGCAGAAGCAACTCGTAACCGCATCAACAATATTCTTGAAAGCATTACTGATGCTTTTTATGCTGTAGATGAGCAATGGAAATTTACTTACGTCAACCATCAAGCAGAGGTACTGTTACAGAGAAAGCGAGAAGAATTAATTGATAAAAGTCTTTGGAATGAGTTTCCACACGCACTCGATTCTATATTTGAGCGCAACTATCGCAAAGTTGTATCAGAACGAGTAAGCATTACCTTTGAAGAATTTTATCCGCCACTAAATACTTGGTTTGAAGTTTACGCTTATCCATCAAGAGATGGAATGTCTGTTTACTTTAAAAATATTACTGAGCGCAAACAAGCACAAGCTGAGTTACAACTACAAAATCGGCGAGCGCAATTGTTTTCAGAAATCAGCTTGAAAATTCGTCAATCTTTACAACTAGAAGAAATTCTCGAAACTACAGTTACAGAAGTAAAAAGAATTCTGGAAGCCGATCGGGTTTTAGTTTATAAGCTTTGGGCAGATGGTACTGGTAGTGCGATCGCCGAATCTGTTAACCCTCAATGGTCATCCATATTAGAACAAACATTCCCCTCAGAAGTCTTTCCTGAAGAATACCGAGAACTTTATAACCAGGGAAGAATTCGGGCGATCTCCGATGTCACCAACGGTGAATTAGCACCATGTTTAACTGACTTCGTGCAAACTTTTAATGTCAAAGCTAAATTAGTAGTACCAATTATATTAAATGGACAACT from Oculatellaceae cyanobacterium encodes:
- the clpS gene encoding ATP-dependent Clp protease adapter ClpS, with amino-acid sequence MNTLISLTTAMATAPTVTPDKVSEVVRKTYPNYKVIVLNDDFNTFEHVIKCLMKYIPGISADRAWELTNQIHFEGQAVVWVGPQEQAELYHQQLRRAGLTMAPLEAA
- a CDS encoding PAS domain S-box protein → MKVIEDQNEVDRLAALRQYQIVETPPEESFDAIARLAAQICQAPVALINFIDDRLQWFKAHIGIEITQMPPRIGLCSRCIQQRDVLVIPDTLADEQSRSNPVVNNYPYIRFYAGVPLIVPGEYPIGALCVIDYKPRELKSEQIEALRLLSHQVVNQLEIRRKSLAEKAYFQTNSHLQINTHSEILRPVATHVEEIAISSMRTSQQIKAEIEQTLGFFPPFFSSALGNPHVFENLWQQTLSAYLNNPLSPIFKEKLSAYLSRYCSVPYCMIVHSSSLRPLGVEAREVLALLQASPPEETEINKHLQVLQAQPDLQTNLPAENSAIEESLLYCAIFIAVAKEEAEFYKFELRRLLGNINYQHLITFIAYVKTCHEWMEAYPEVMYEEDQRAINYLEPLISEEPGLADFFRNYVEQVKEERQTWATRLAQLAERKRNEQALRESEERYRTLVEQASDGIFLADANGKYLAVNSSACQMLGYEPAELLQMSGRDLVADQYVALVPQSLESLKAGNTHTKEWLLKRKDGTLIPVEVSSKMLPDGRLQGIARDITERKRSQALVNGQKRILEMIATGASLFEVLSSLVKTIEEQSSGMIASILLLDESGTKLQYSTAPSLPDSYIGAVSKVSVAPNQSCCGRAAYLGKPVVVEDIANDPLCVDFKDLALSNGLKACCSTPIFSSNGKVLGTFAIYYRQPQSPSLYELQLIEIATHIAGIAIERQQNEQALRLNEEKFRSLVEQTNDWIWEIDANAAFTYVSPQVQKIVGYEPAELIGKTTFDLMSVTEAQRFLLVISEFLSLQAPFVSLEKTLIHKNGNLVVLETSGSPVFDAQGVLTGYRGIARDVTERKHSEQALRRSEHRIRIINEAIPQQVWTARPNGSLDYVNKRVLDYFERTFDEMIDAGWQSVIHPEDLPGCLEVWGKSLTTGEPYEIEFRLFKASEATYRWYLGRAVPIYDEDGRIVSWFGTNTDIHDRKLAEEERDRFFSLSLDNLAIANFDGYFTRLNPAWEETTGYTTEELLAQPYLNFVHPDDINVTNAESEKLANGNLTQYFENRYRCKDGSLKWLAWKSVSVVDVGLIYAIARDITPKKLAEQERQQLLQREQAARAEAEATRNRINNILESITDAFYAVDEQWKFTYVNHQAEVLLQRKREELIDKSLWNEFPHALDSIFERNYRKVVSERVSITFEEFYPPLNTWFEVYAYPSRDGMSVYFKNITERKQAQAELQLQNRRAQLFSEISLKIRQSLQLEEILETTVTEVKRILEADRVLVYKLWADGTGSAIAESVNPQWSSILEQTFPSEVFPEEYRELYNQGRIRAISDVTNGELAPCLTDFVQTFNVKAKLVVPIILNGQLWGLLIAHQCEHTRQWSSFETELLEQLANQISIAVAQSQLLEQETRQRLELMRSNEELQQFAYIASHDLQEPLRKIQAFGDRLKVKYSDALNEQGIDYLERMQSAAQRMQVLINDLLSLSRVTTKVQRFVTVDLNKVVHEVVSDLEIRIQQTKGRIEVENLPTIDADPLQMRQLIQNLISNALKFHRQEEAPVIKISSKSITNHTQPPSNFSPVSDTYEIVVEDNGIGFDEKYLDRIFNVFQRLHSRSEYEGTGMGLAICRKIVEQHNGSITAKSQLGHGAKFIVTLPSIANKGENHIEGATTSHHINGG
- a CDS encoding molybdenum cofactor biosynthesis protein MoaE gives rise to the protein MTTVPNFIDTPTSSVKDLVITFAPLSLEEVYALADNQANGAVVVMSGMVRNQTDGRPVVCLEYQAYEPMAINVFKQIATEIRSRWSNVNRVVIHHRTGKLKIGEISVLIAVGCPHRTEAFEACRYAIDTLKHNAPIWKKEHWSDGSSSWVSIAACETQESGC
- a CDS encoding ATP-binding protein yields the protein MSIPVDRATTLKAAFRACDVGQLVGKDIQRYYVDLSKVRNSKSIKSVSTKLDFLEPGEFSTILFTGHRGCGKSTELRRIQHEWESQYRVIYLEADAELDILDAEYTDLYLVIIKKVADELSKLELKFDRKLLRNFESWFKEVTQETEETVEKSVSLDASIEGGFEIPFISKLLAKLLAQIKGSDKQKTTIRQTLQRDIARLKTDINLLLSDAFHKISKKYSQYSKGLLMVFDNLDRVPPHVGNHLFFDYAAQLQELNCTIIYTAPISVVYSEKNLSNAFDSPNIVSMVNIYEFNRNNCDLQCNQAGLEAIASLIEHRVDVDAVFEDRQLLLNLAKASGGHVRQLMQMTASSCLTAATSGNNKVTADDVIYAIKQEQFNFERIIPTDHYPELAQVCLEKDVRKDELGRTMMFNLSVFEYNGSSRWNYINPVVKESDAFQKALHAAQTAGSDT
- a CDS encoding DUF2103 domain-containing protein, translating into MNKPNSGRLVWNHSTHIPGLIPILERLTSYTGIQTITPAVIGRAKGHCPRLQLKISVPILGGFKIIARAGKTFQEVFILTNLSQGELEEAIALAMKLKLK